In Nerophis ophidion isolate RoL-2023_Sa linkage group LG02, RoL_Noph_v1.0, whole genome shotgun sequence, one DNA window encodes the following:
- the fam210b gene encoding protein FAM210B, mitochondrial isoform X3: protein MLLRTACMGLQSAGSFPARTLKNVTCTLTRTCSGCGVSKTSADLGGRRPEDPPRRHHRDTVHLRRFEPARQPSGGRASSVLRRADAVALLAGNIRLLSAMPSSHASSAATASKRSGDDNNIVEDGKTLKDPSTPGKAPRGSEPDGNKPNKTQQLKKVFKEYGAVGVSFHIGISLTSLGMFYLLISSGIDMAAVLSKVGFSQAIIQSKMAAGTSTFVLAYAVHKLFAPVRISITLMAVPLIVRYFRRTGLFKPPTSAP from the exons ATGTTGCTACGTACGGCGTGCATGGGTCTGCAGTCCGCGGGTTCCTTCCCCGCACGCACACTGAAGAACGTCACTTGTACGTTAACCAGGACGTGCAGTGGCTGCGGTGTCAGCAAGACGTCAGCTGACCTCGGAGGACGACGACCGGAAGACCCGCCGAGGCGCCACCACCGCGACACGGTACACTTGCGGCGTTTCGAGCCCGCACGTCAGCCGAGCGGAGGCCGGGCTTCGAGTGTGTTGAGGCGAGCGGACGCCGTGGCTTTGCTAGCAGGTAACATCCGGCTCTTATCCGCCATGCCGTCGAGTCACGCTTCGTCCGCGGCCACAGCCTCCAAGAGGAGCGGCGACGACAACAACATTGTGGAG GACGGAAAAACTCTAAAGGACCCCTCAACCCCAGGAAAAGCCCCCAGAGGGTCCGAGCCAGATGGAAATAAACCTAACAAGACCCAGCAGCTAAAAAAAGTTTTTAAGGAATACGGAGCTGTAGGGGTTTCCTTTCACATCGGGATCTCCCTCACGTCTCTGGGAATGTTCTACCTCCTCATATCCAG TGGGATTGACATGGCCGCCGTGCTGAGCAAAGTGGGCTTCAGCCAGGCCATCATTCAGTCCAAGATGGCCGCAGGGACCAGCACGTTCGTCCTAGCGTACGCCGTCCACAAACTCTTTGCTCCGGTGCGCATCAGCATCACTCTGATGGCGGTGCCGCTCATCGTGCGCTACTTCAGGAGGACGGGGCTTTTCAAACCGCCCACCTCTGCGCCTTGA
- the fam210b gene encoding protein FAM210B, mitochondrial isoform X2, whose amino-acid sequence MLLRTACMGLQSAGSFPARTLKNVTCTLTRTCSGCGVSKTSADLGGRRPEDPPRRHHRDTVHLRRFEPARQPSGGRASSVLRRADAVALLAGNIRLLSAMPSSHASSAATASKRSGDDNNIVEASEDTANLRSPSESSDQRSTRKQLPTRLDGKTLKDPSTPGKAPRGSEPDGNKPNKTQQLKKVFKEYGAVGVSFHIGISLTSLGMFYLLISSGIDMAAVLSKVGFSQAIIQSKMAAGTSTFVLAYAVHKLFAPVRISITLMAVPLIVRYFRRTGLFKPPTSAP is encoded by the exons ATGTTGCTACGTACGGCGTGCATGGGTCTGCAGTCCGCGGGTTCCTTCCCCGCACGCACACTGAAGAACGTCACTTGTACGTTAACCAGGACGTGCAGTGGCTGCGGTGTCAGCAAGACGTCAGCTGACCTCGGAGGACGACGACCGGAAGACCCGCCGAGGCGCCACCACCGCGACACGGTACACTTGCGGCGTTTCGAGCCCGCACGTCAGCCGAGCGGAGGCCGGGCTTCGAGTGTGTTGAGGCGAGCGGACGCCGTGGCTTTGCTAGCAGGTAACATCCGGCTCTTATCCGCCATGCCGTCGAGTCACGCTTCGTCCGCGGCCACAGCCTCCAAGAGGAGCGGCGACGACAACAACATTGTGGAG GCCAGTGAGGACACTGCCAACCTGCGGAGTCCTTCTGAAAGCTCGGACCAACGTAGTACAAGGAAGCAGCTGCCGACTAGACTA GACGGAAAAACTCTAAAGGACCCCTCAACCCCAGGAAAAGCCCCCAGAGGGTCCGAGCCAGATGGAAATAAACCTAACAAGACCCAGCAGCTAAAAAAAGTTTTTAAGGAATACGGAGCTGTAGGGGTTTCCTTTCACATCGGGATCTCCCTCACGTCTCTGGGAATGTTCTACCTCCTCATATCCAG TGGGATTGACATGGCCGCCGTGCTGAGCAAAGTGGGCTTCAGCCAGGCCATCATTCAGTCCAAGATGGCCGCAGGGACCAGCACGTTCGTCCTAGCGTACGCCGTCCACAAACTCTTTGCTCCGGTGCGCATCAGCATCACTCTGATGGCGGTGCCGCTCATCGTGCGCTACTTCAGGAGGACGGGGCTTTTCAAACCGCCCACCTCTGCGCCTTGA
- the fam210b gene encoding protein FAM210B, mitochondrial isoform X1 has translation MLLRTACMGLQSAGSFPARTLKNVTCTLTRTCSGCGVSKTSADLGGRRPEDPPRRHHRDTVHLRRFEPARQPSGGRASSVLRRADAVALLAGNIRLLSAMPSSHASSAATASKRSGDDNNIVEASEDTANLRSPSESSDQRSTRKQLPTRLVCDGKTLKDPSTPGKAPRGSEPDGNKPNKTQQLKKVFKEYGAVGVSFHIGISLTSLGMFYLLISSGIDMAAVLSKVGFSQAIIQSKMAAGTSTFVLAYAVHKLFAPVRISITLMAVPLIVRYFRRTGLFKPPTSAP, from the exons ATGTTGCTACGTACGGCGTGCATGGGTCTGCAGTCCGCGGGTTCCTTCCCCGCACGCACACTGAAGAACGTCACTTGTACGTTAACCAGGACGTGCAGTGGCTGCGGTGTCAGCAAGACGTCAGCTGACCTCGGAGGACGACGACCGGAAGACCCGCCGAGGCGCCACCACCGCGACACGGTACACTTGCGGCGTTTCGAGCCCGCACGTCAGCCGAGCGGAGGCCGGGCTTCGAGTGTGTTGAGGCGAGCGGACGCCGTGGCTTTGCTAGCAGGTAACATCCGGCTCTTATCCGCCATGCCGTCGAGTCACGCTTCGTCCGCGGCCACAGCCTCCAAGAGGAGCGGCGACGACAACAACATTGTGGAG GCCAGTGAGGACACTGCCAACCTGCGGAGTCCTTCTGAAAGCTCGGACCAACGTAGTACAAGGAAGCAGCTGCCGACTAGACTAGTTTGT GACGGAAAAACTCTAAAGGACCCCTCAACCCCAGGAAAAGCCCCCAGAGGGTCCGAGCCAGATGGAAATAAACCTAACAAGACCCAGCAGCTAAAAAAAGTTTTTAAGGAATACGGAGCTGTAGGGGTTTCCTTTCACATCGGGATCTCCCTCACGTCTCTGGGAATGTTCTACCTCCTCATATCCAG TGGGATTGACATGGCCGCCGTGCTGAGCAAAGTGGGCTTCAGCCAGGCCATCATTCAGTCCAAGATGGCCGCAGGGACCAGCACGTTCGTCCTAGCGTACGCCGTCCACAAACTCTTTGCTCCGGTGCGCATCAGCATCACTCTGATGGCGGTGCCGCTCATCGTGCGCTACTTCAGGAGGACGGGGCTTTTCAAACCGCCCACCTCTGCGCCTTGA